A single genomic interval of Planctomycetaceae bacterium harbors:
- a CDS encoding RusA family crossover junction endodeoxyribonuclease, translated as MTTLLFTEPVVQSPEPAASPAAEPIVLRIEGLPKGQPRHKPYAMKMGDKWVGRVHPDPGAGGKIDSWRDSVTLAAQNSPRRPLVPLSGPIRVDLVLLLPRPKGHYGGGRNAQVLKGSAPAWCTAKPDRDNAEKLILDVLTKLRYWLDDKQVCAGEVRKYYANEYQGQRSGAIVLITPLDEAGGEAFKNAFLQKISDANAVESA; from the coding sequence GTGACCACATTGTTGTTCACCGAACCTGTTGTGCAATCGCCCGAGCCTGCGGCCAGCCCTGCAGCGGAGCCCATCGTCCTGCGGATTGAAGGACTGCCCAAGGGCCAGCCGCGGCATAAGCCCTACGCCATGAAGATGGGCGACAAGTGGGTCGGCCGCGTCCACCCGGATCCCGGAGCAGGGGGAAAGATCGACTCGTGGCGCGACTCGGTTACCCTGGCGGCCCAGAATAGCCCGCGGCGGCCGCTGGTGCCCCTGAGCGGGCCTATCCGCGTCGATCTGGTATTGCTGCTGCCCCGGCCCAAGGGCCACTACGGCGGCGGCAGAAACGCCCAGGTGCTCAAGGGCTCCGCGCCCGCCTGGTGCACCGCCAAGCCGGACCGCGACAACGCCGAGAAACTCATCCTGGACGTTCTGACGAAGCTGCGGTACTGGCTCGACGATAAGCAGGTCTGCGCGGGCGAGGTCCGCAAGTATTACGCCAACGAGTACCAGGGCCAGCGAAGCGGCGCCATCGTTCTGATCACGCCCCTGGACGAGGCCGGCGGCGAGGCCTTCAAGAACGCCTTCCTGCAGAAAATATCTGACGCAAACGCGGTCGAATCCGCTTGA
- a CDS encoding sigma factor-like helix-turn-helix DNA-binding protein yields MLEGDHALVGRMTPRERQCWQLADVEHLSQRQIASRLGISQQAVSKHLRAVDMILNGIRPNKHNGKIQLTPTDPENLDQLSPSQIRAVM; encoded by the coding sequence ATGTTAGAGGGGGACCATGCCCTGGTCGGTCGAATGACCCCTCGCGAGCGCCAGTGCTGGCAGCTTGCCGACGTGGAGCATCTCAGCCAGCGCCAGATAGCCAGCCGCCTTGGGATCAGCCAGCAGGCCGTCAGCAAGCACCTCAGAGCCGTGGACATGATTCTCAACGGCATCCGGCCCAACAAGCACAACGGAAAGATCCAGTTGACCCCGACAGACCCGGAGAACCTCGACCAGCTGTCGCCATCGCAGATCCGGGCGGTGATGTGA
- a CDS encoding methyltransferase domain-containing protein — MNDITALYDDPFYSTRERYRAVYDHFAAWLFERYAPSRVVDIGSGAGYLLSGFATRGCTVLGVEGSGSAFQNIPGNIPTLYFDLRNADRLAVMIQPYWDLAASVEVVEHLDEACEDAFCRLLASLTSKTLFFTAAPAGKPPLHVNCKPKEYWVAKMEGLGLRYQREAVDQFTADCSAHGCIWVVQNAMIFTRY, encoded by the coding sequence ATGAACGACATCACCGCCCTCTACGACGACCCGTTCTACTCCACGCGCGAGAGGTACCGCGCCGTCTACGACCACTTCGCCGCCTGGCTGTTTGAGCGGTACGCCCCGTCGCGCGTGGTGGACATCGGCAGCGGCGCCGGGTACCTGCTGTCGGGCTTTGCCACCCGCGGCTGCACCGTCCTGGGCGTCGAGGGCAGCGGCTCGGCGTTCCAGAACATCCCGGGCAACATTCCAACGCTGTACTTCGATCTTCGTAACGCCGATCGTCTGGCGGTGATGATCCAGCCGTACTGGGACCTGGCGGCCAGCGTCGAAGTCGTCGAGCATCTCGACGAGGCCTGCGAGGACGCCTTCTGCCGCCTGTTGGCGAGCCTGACGAGCAAGACGCTGTTCTTCACCGCCGCGCCGGCCGGCAAGCCGCCGCTGCACGTCAACTGCAAGCCCAAGGAATACTGGGTGGCCAAGATGGAAGGCCTCGGCCTGCGCTACCAGCGCGAGGCGGTCGACCAGTTCACCGCCGACTGCAGCGCCCACGGCTGTATCTGGGTGGTGCAGAACGCGATGATTTTCACGAGATACTGA
- a CDS encoding DNA modification methylase, which yields MPLSIEYVPFVTLAAADYNPRTIDQASLKRLAALLDSHGFVDPLIARREDRLVIGGHQRLKANAIRQYPDELVPVVFLEGLSDAKAKALNIALNNQEAQGTFDPAMLAGVLKDIDSACLGIDMTSVTGFTDAEIQKVLRLAGDPDVHQDAAPLPPDKATTLPGDLWTLGEHRLLCGDSSSVEDLDRLMGGSTVHLVNTDPPYNVKVEPRSNNAIAAGLSSFEGDGLSQRKFLNKTCRVGDLTHHQQSDVSRNGLPRATHDKLRAKDRPLMNDFVSDEAFDAMLKAWFGNITRVLEPGRGFYIWGGYSNIANYPPALVEAGLYFSQMIIWDKQHPVMTRKDYMGCHEWCFYGWKEGAAHRFYGPANEQDIWQVKKVSPQKMVHLTEKPVELAARAVRNSSLPGENVLDLFGGSGSTLIACEQTGRRAFLMELDPLYCDVIVQRWEALSGQKAQRGNGPSPAQPDAAGQ from the coding sequence ATGCCCCTTTCCATCGAGTATGTGCCCTTCGTCACGCTGGCCGCCGCCGATTACAATCCCCGCACCATTGACCAGGCGTCCCTGAAGCGCCTGGCGGCGCTGCTGGACAGCCATGGATTCGTCGACCCCCTGATCGCCCGGCGCGAAGACCGGCTGGTCATCGGCGGCCATCAGAGGCTCAAGGCCAACGCCATCCGGCAGTACCCCGACGAGTTGGTGCCGGTGGTGTTTCTCGAAGGCCTCAGCGACGCCAAAGCCAAGGCCTTGAATATCGCCCTGAACAACCAGGAGGCCCAGGGCACGTTCGACCCGGCGATGCTGGCCGGTGTGCTTAAAGACATCGACTCGGCCTGCCTGGGCATCGACATGACGTCGGTTACCGGCTTCACCGACGCCGAGATTCAGAAAGTGCTTCGTCTGGCCGGCGACCCGGACGTCCACCAGGACGCGGCCCCGCTGCCGCCGGACAAGGCGACGACCCTTCCGGGCGACCTGTGGACGCTGGGTGAACACCGCCTGCTCTGCGGCGACAGTTCAAGCGTCGAAGATCTCGACCGCCTCATGGGCGGCTCGACGGTGCACCTGGTCAACACCGACCCGCCGTACAACGTCAAGGTCGAGCCGCGCAGCAACAACGCCATCGCCGCGGGCCTGTCGAGTTTCGAGGGCGACGGTCTGAGTCAGCGCAAGTTCCTGAACAAGACCTGCCGCGTCGGGGACCTGACGCACCACCAGCAGTCGGACGTCTCGCGCAACGGCCTTCCCCGCGCCACGCACGACAAGCTGCGGGCCAAGGACCGGCCGCTGATGAACGATTTCGTCAGCGACGAGGCCTTCGACGCGATGCTCAAGGCGTGGTTCGGCAACATCACGCGCGTGCTGGAGCCCGGTCGCGGCTTCTACATCTGGGGCGGCTATTCGAACATCGCCAACTATCCGCCGGCGCTGGTCGAGGCGGGGCTGTACTTCAGCCAGATGATCATCTGGGACAAGCAACACCCGGTGATGACCCGCAAGGATTACATGGGCTGTCACGAGTGGTGCTTCTACGGCTGGAAGGAAGGGGCGGCCCATCGCTTCTACGGCCCGGCCAACGAGCAGGACATCTGGCAGGTCAAGAAGGTCAGCCCCCAGAAGATGGTGCACCTGACCGAGAAGCCCGTCGAACTGGCGGCGAGGGCGGTCCGCAACTCCTCGCTGCCGGGCGAAAACGTGCTGGACCTATTCGGCGGCTCGGGCAGCACGCTGATCGCGTGCGAGCAGACGGGCCGGCGGGCCTTCCTGATGGAACTCGACCCGCTGTACTGCGACGTGATCGTGCAACGATGGGAGGCCCTGAGCGGACAAAAGGCCCAGCGCGGCAATGGACCAAGCCCAGCCCAACCCGACGCCGCCGGCCAGTGA
- a CDS encoding helix-turn-helix transcriptional regulator — protein sequence MDQAQPNPTPPASEIVPAASQPSPVAKKAKQYDDDELCLAIAKGNLTQAQMGEQFGLTEDMIGKISRGERRPDLQPRIRAISDGFIDQARRMGARAALPAFAKLYAIMSDPTTPAETSRKAARDLLTFVMPPGSAPTVNVEVNQTQQTTNDLPAGIPADMALKFYEFLAASGGPPVDPAKQKP from the coding sequence ATGGACCAAGCCCAGCCCAACCCGACGCCGCCGGCCAGTGAGATCGTGCCGGCCGCAAGCCAGCCCTCGCCGGTCGCCAAGAAAGCTAAGCAGTACGACGACGACGAACTGTGCCTGGCCATCGCCAAGGGCAATCTGACACAGGCTCAGATGGGCGAGCAGTTCGGCCTCACCGAGGACATGATCGGCAAGATCTCCCGCGGGGAACGTCGGCCTGACCTGCAGCCGCGAATCCGGGCCATCAGCGATGGCTTTATAGACCAGGCCCGTCGGATGGGCGCCAGAGCGGCACTGCCGGCGTTCGCCAAGCTGTACGCCATCATGTCCGACCCCACCACGCCGGCCGAGACCTCGCGCAAGGCCGCGCGGGACCTGCTGACGTTCGTGATGCCCCCCGGCAGCGCTCCGACGGTGAACGTCGAGGTCAACCAGACTCAGCAGACCACCAACGACCTGCCGGCCGGGATCCCCGCCGACATGGCCCTGAAGTTCTACGAGTTCCTCGCCGCCTCGGGTGGCCCGCCGGTGGATCCGGCAAAGCAAAAGCCGTAG
- a CDS encoding major capsid protein: MARSTNMVIPELYESESLRATAEIMDVFNSASGGCLVLDSEPAKRAQRGGDFTQNVRIKRPSGLDTRNDTTNPGNDAATVSVEQAKGKSVIQQRRLGPAKVTRDEVMSGFKTPADYTEALARMFAEERVVSIRNQVIAALVAAVDSADTTDGSTASADIHVLDVARGKTAGAKVAATMSYINQLLAKMGDARERIRLLVMPSEIFTDLVGDTISNYKLENVAGVTIYRDVVQAFGRSVMVMDVAALSSVQTSSYYTEHCILGLGQAAAKATIVSETGTVITDYTDKEVLYHTVRQDYDVEYRIHGMKWNSATANPTDVQLATAGNWDEDYEDHRDLLVVKGIFNATV, encoded by the coding sequence ATGGCACGAAGCACCAACATGGTGATCCCGGAACTGTACGAGAGCGAGTCGCTGCGGGCGACCGCCGAAATCATGGACGTCTTCAACAGCGCCAGCGGCGGCTGCCTGGTGCTCGACAGCGAGCCGGCCAAGCGCGCCCAGCGAGGCGGCGACTTCACGCAGAACGTCCGCATCAAGCGGCCCAGCGGGCTCGACACCCGCAACGACACCACCAACCCCGGCAACGACGCCGCGACGGTCTCGGTCGAGCAGGCCAAGGGCAAGAGCGTCATCCAGCAGCGCCGCCTGGGTCCGGCCAAGGTCACGCGCGACGAGGTCATGTCGGGCTTCAAGACCCCGGCCGATTACACCGAAGCGCTGGCCCGGATGTTCGCCGAGGAGCGCGTCGTGTCCATCCGCAACCAGGTGATCGCGGCCCTGGTGGCGGCGGTCGACTCGGCCGACACCACCGACGGCAGCACGGCCTCGGCCGACATCCACGTGCTGGATGTGGCCCGCGGAAAGACCGCCGGTGCCAAGGTCGCCGCGACGATGTCGTACATCAACCAGCTGCTGGCCAAGATGGGCGACGCCCGCGAGCGCATCCGCCTGCTGGTCATGCCCAGCGAGATCTTCACCGATCTCGTCGGCGACACCATCAGCAACTACAAGCTCGAGAACGTCGCCGGCGTCACGATCTACCGTGACGTGGTGCAGGCCTTCGGCCGCTCGGTGATGGTCATGGACGTCGCGGCCCTGTCCAGCGTCCAGACCTCCAGCTACTACACCGAGCACTGCATCCTGGGCCTGGGGCAGGCGGCCGCCAAGGCGACCATCGTCTCCGAGACCGGCACGGTGATCACGGACTACACCGACAAGGAAGTCCTCTACCACACCGTGCGGCAGGATTACGACGTCGAGTACCGCATCCACGGGATGAAATGGAACTCGGCGACGGCCAACCCCACCGACGTGCAGCTGGCCACGGCCGGCAACTGGGACGAGGACTACGAAGACCACCGCGACCTGCTGGTCGTCAAGGGCATCTTCAACGCCACCGTCTAA